One Cellulomonas sp. NS3 genomic region harbors:
- a CDS encoding LacI family DNA-binding transcriptional regulator, with amino-acid sequence MADVARQAGVSVKTVSNVLSGYPYIRDTTRARVLAAVDELGYEINVTARIFRSGRSGVVGLAVPELGQPYFGELADEILAAAREHDLQVLIQPTGFTREGELAALREPRRGLIDGLIFSPAALVQADERLLQDLGYPLVLLGEQMFSPHVDHVTMRNVEGARAATDLLLDAGRRRIAVIGMLHAETAGSSALRFRGYREALEARGVEVDTRLLGWADAGWHRAEGARAMADVLDSGAGVDGVVAFNDALAIGAMYELQVRGLAIPHDVGVVGFDDIGDALFSVPTLTTVDPGRREIARVAVDLLRRRVHERLDPRAERDAPVLHVAGMRLVERESTAPRTV; translated from the coding sequence ATGGCCGACGTCGCGCGCCAGGCCGGCGTGTCCGTCAAGACCGTCTCGAACGTCCTGAGCGGCTACCCGTACATCCGTGACACGACCCGGGCGCGCGTGCTCGCCGCCGTCGACGAGCTCGGCTACGAGATCAACGTGACCGCGCGCATCTTCCGCTCGGGCCGCAGCGGCGTCGTCGGCCTCGCCGTGCCGGAGCTCGGTCAGCCGTACTTCGGCGAGCTCGCCGACGAGATCCTCGCCGCCGCCCGGGAGCACGACCTCCAGGTGCTCATCCAGCCGACGGGCTTCACGCGCGAGGGCGAGCTCGCAGCGCTCCGCGAGCCGCGTCGCGGGCTGATCGACGGGCTCATCTTCAGCCCCGCCGCGCTCGTCCAGGCCGACGAGCGCCTGCTCCAGGACCTCGGCTACCCGCTCGTGCTGCTCGGCGAGCAGATGTTCTCCCCGCACGTCGACCACGTCACGATGCGCAACGTCGAGGGTGCGCGTGCGGCGACGGACCTGCTCCTGGACGCCGGCCGGCGCCGGATCGCCGTGATCGGCATGCTGCACGCCGAGACCGCCGGCTCGTCGGCCCTGCGGTTCCGCGGGTACCGCGAGGCGCTCGAGGCGCGCGGGGTCGAGGTCGACACGCGGCTGCTCGGCTGGGCGGACGCCGGCTGGCACCGGGCCGAGGGGGCGCGGGCGATGGCCGACGTCCTCGACTCGGGCGCGGGGGTGGACGGGGTCGTCGCGTTCAACGACGCGCTCGCGATCGGTGCGATGTACGAGCTGCAGGTGCGCGGCCTCGCGATCCCGCACGACGTCGGGGTCGTCGGGTTCGACGACATCGGCGACGCGCTGTTCTCGGTCCCGACGCTGACCACCGTGGACCCGGGCCGCCGGGAGATCGCCCGGGTCGCGGTCGACCTGCTCCGCCGCCGGGTCCACGAGCGCCTCGACCCGCGCGCCGAGCGGGACGCGCCCGTGCTGCACGTCGCGGGCATGCGGCTCGTCGAGCGCGAGAGCACGGCGCCGCGCACGGTCTGA
- a CDS encoding phosphotransferase, translating to MSSLPPVSDEPPGPLLARGREATVHELGPGRVLRRYDDARDVTAEVTVMRHVARHGVRVPHVHGLHLDARGRPTGMVLERLDGPTLVEAALVGDVEPAEAGRTLARLHADLHRVPVDGLPADLGPPAREPGHVVVHLDLHPANVMLVAGEPVVIDWAIARTGPATLDTAMTALAIACAVVEGIPADAGDVARLDVPPWFVTTVLDAYLAALPEPPTTSLDRAVAVRDSFGAHSPGVVQAGAEVVRLALDAIARR from the coding sequence GTGAGCAGCCTCCCGCCGGTGTCCGACGAGCCGCCCGGACCGCTGCTCGCCCGCGGCCGCGAGGCCACGGTGCACGAGCTCGGCCCCGGACGCGTGCTGCGCCGGTACGACGACGCACGCGACGTGACGGCCGAGGTCACGGTCATGCGGCACGTCGCCCGGCACGGCGTGCGCGTCCCGCACGTGCACGGCCTGCACCTCGACGCGCGCGGGCGCCCGACCGGGATGGTGCTCGAGCGGCTCGACGGCCCGACCCTCGTCGAGGCCGCGCTCGTCGGTGACGTCGAGCCTGCCGAGGCCGGCCGGACCCTCGCCCGCCTGCACGCGGACCTGCACCGCGTCCCCGTCGACGGCCTGCCGGCCGACCTCGGCCCGCCCGCGCGCGAGCCCGGCCACGTCGTCGTGCACCTCGACCTGCACCCCGCGAACGTCATGCTCGTGGCCGGCGAGCCCGTGGTCATCGACTGGGCGATCGCGCGCACCGGCCCGGCGACCCTCGACACCGCGATGACGGCGCTCGCGATCGCGTGCGCGGTCGTCGAGGGCATCCCGGCCGACGCGGGCGACGTGGCGCGGCTCGACGTCCCCCCGTGGTTCGTCACGACCGTGCTCGACGCCTACCTCGCGGCCCTCCCCGAGCCGCCGACGACGTCGCTCGACCGCGCGGTGGCGGTCCGCGACTCGTTCGGGGCGCACTCCCCCGGGGTCGTGCAGGCGGGCGCCGAGGTCGTCCGGCTCGCGCTCGACGCGATCGCGCGGCGCTGA
- a CDS encoding aminoglycoside 3'-phosphotransferase, giving the protein MIASFPVDDVAVPPVVADLAGADAVRAVWRNELGGLTFELTGERERRFVKWLPAGAPADLSAEAVRLAWAAPFTPVPRVLDAGSDADGSWLVTAALDATSAVDPRWAARPEVAVRALGAGLRALHDRLPVDGCPFAWDVRDRLTRALTSGRDDPATWHPDHAHLTVAEAAARLADVPPVDRLVVCHGDACAPNTLLDADGRFAAHVDLGTLGVADRWADLAVATWSTHWNYGPGLDGVLLDAYGVDPDPERTAYYRLLWDLTP; this is encoded by the coding sequence GTGATCGCCTCCTTCCCGGTCGACGACGTCGCCGTCCCGCCCGTCGTCGCCGACCTCGCCGGGGCCGACGCCGTGCGCGCGGTCTGGCGCAACGAGCTCGGCGGGCTGACGTTCGAGCTCACGGGCGAGCGTGAGCGGCGCTTCGTGAAGTGGCTGCCCGCGGGTGCGCCCGCCGACCTGTCCGCAGAGGCCGTCAGGCTCGCGTGGGCGGCGCCGTTCACGCCGGTCCCGCGGGTGCTCGACGCGGGGTCCGACGCGGACGGCTCCTGGCTCGTGACAGCCGCGCTCGACGCGACCAGCGCCGTCGACCCGCGGTGGGCCGCCCGGCCCGAGGTCGCGGTCCGGGCGCTCGGCGCGGGGCTCCGCGCGCTGCACGACCGGCTGCCCGTCGACGGCTGCCCGTTCGCGTGGGACGTGCGCGACCGCCTGACCCGCGCCCTGACCAGCGGCCGTGACGACCCCGCGACCTGGCACCCCGACCACGCCCACCTCACGGTCGCGGAGGCGGCGGCGCGCCTCGCAGACGTCCCGCCGGTCGACCGGCTCGTCGTGTGCCACGGCGACGCGTGCGCCCCGAACACGCTGCTCGACGCGGACGGCCGGTTCGCCGCGCACGTCGACCTCGGGACGCTCGGCGTCGCCGACCGCTGGGCCGACCTCGCCGTGGCCACGTGGAGCACGCACTGGAACTACGGCCCCGGGCTCGACGGCGTGCTGCTCGACGCGTACGGCGTCGACCCCGACCCCGAGCGCACGGCGTACTACCGGCTGCTGTGGGACCTCACGCCCTGA
- a CDS encoding Na+/H+ antiporter subunit A, with product MLLLLAVHLAAAVVAPLLVRWMGRKAFGVLALAPSSAAVWALTQTAAVQAGDGPVEVLPWIPQLGLELAFRLDTLGWLMTLLVGGVGALVLVYCSAYFSPRATGLGRFSAVLTAFAGAMLGLVTADDLLLVFVFWELTTVFSYLLIGHYNDRKASRRAAMQAIVITTAGGLTMLVGVILLGEAAGTYRLSAVLADPPQGTAVTAGVVCLLVGAATKSAMIPLHFWLPAAMAAPTPVSAYLHAAAMVKAGIYLIARFAPAYSDLTAWQVVVLTLGCGSLLVGGYRALRQHDLKLVLAFGTVSQLGLLVVLVGFGTRATALAGLAMLGAHAMFKAALFLVVGVVDAATGTRDLRRLSGVGRALPVTALAGGLATASMIGLPPFAGYVAKEAALEAIAHHDGGIAGQVVFWAVVVGSALTVAYGLRFFWGAFATKSSVAHPPVHDSGTAAPAGSPTPPDRDEPAVPATITRPSLVLVYPSLVLAVLGLAAAVLPGLGEHLLSPYADQFAGEPGHLVLWAGVTPTLLTTLGVVAAGVALFALRGPVERLQAAVPPVPEADHLYRRLMRKLDDLAADVTALTQRGSLPVYLGGILLVFVVAVGGAMLTVASLPDDVRAWDHPAQVLFGALVVVSAILTARARRRLKAVILLGISGYGVAGLFLLHGAPDLALTQVLTETVTLVVFVLVLRRLPAYFSDRPLAASRWVRLVIGLAAGLTVGGLALVVPGARVHVPVSDLFAAEAYEFGGGKNIVNVTLVDVRAWDTMGEISVLLVAATGVASLVFLQRRSGAIFRADEAKAGRQVWAIGGHDPAAALRQPAHAPLPPVTAGSYPGLAHGVRRTGERSKEWLRAGRTLAPRRRSVVFEVVTRLLFHTMIVYSAYLLFSGHNAPGGGFAAGLVTGIALVVRYLAGGRYELGEAAPVQPGLLLGSGLFLSAGVGLVALLAGGSVLQSWIIDIHVPVIGTIHLVTSLFFDVGVYLVVVGLVLDILRTLGAEIDRQAEAGEHTGGSEDHARDAPAGGSVFGAGAQGTADADGLVRTAHGDLEVHR from the coding sequence GTGCTGCTGCTGCTCGCTGTCCATCTCGCCGCAGCCGTCGTCGCGCCCCTGCTCGTCCGGTGGATGGGTCGCAAGGCGTTCGGGGTGCTGGCCCTCGCGCCGTCGTCGGCGGCGGTGTGGGCGCTCACGCAGACCGCCGCGGTGCAGGCCGGGGACGGGCCCGTCGAGGTCCTCCCGTGGATCCCGCAGCTCGGCCTCGAGCTGGCGTTCCGGCTCGACACGCTCGGGTGGCTCATGACGCTGCTCGTCGGCGGCGTCGGTGCGCTCGTGCTGGTCTACTGCTCGGCGTACTTCTCCCCGCGGGCCACCGGCCTCGGCCGGTTCAGCGCGGTGCTCACCGCGTTCGCGGGCGCGATGCTCGGGCTCGTCACGGCCGACGACCTGCTCCTCGTGTTCGTGTTCTGGGAGCTCACGACCGTCTTCTCGTACCTGCTGATCGGGCACTACAACGACCGCAAGGCGTCCCGGCGCGCGGCGATGCAGGCCATCGTGATCACGACCGCGGGCGGCCTGACGATGCTCGTCGGCGTCATTTTGCTCGGCGAGGCCGCGGGGACCTACCGCCTCTCCGCGGTGCTGGCCGACCCGCCGCAGGGCACGGCCGTGACGGCCGGGGTCGTCTGCCTCCTCGTCGGCGCGGCGACGAAGTCCGCGATGATCCCGCTGCACTTCTGGCTGCCCGCCGCGATGGCCGCGCCGACGCCGGTCAGCGCGTACCTGCACGCCGCCGCGATGGTCAAGGCCGGCATCTACCTCATCGCGCGCTTCGCGCCCGCGTACTCCGACCTGACCGCGTGGCAGGTCGTCGTGCTGACGCTCGGCTGCGGCAGCCTGCTCGTCGGCGGCTACCGGGCGCTGCGCCAGCACGACCTCAAGCTCGTGCTCGCGTTCGGGACGGTCAGCCAGCTCGGCCTGCTCGTGGTGCTCGTCGGGTTCGGGACGCGCGCCACGGCGCTCGCGGGGCTCGCGATGCTCGGCGCCCACGCGATGTTCAAGGCCGCGCTGTTCCTCGTCGTCGGCGTGGTCGACGCCGCGACCGGCACCCGGGACCTGCGCCGGCTCTCCGGGGTCGGACGGGCGCTGCCCGTGACGGCGCTCGCGGGCGGCCTGGCGACGGCGTCGATGATCGGGCTCCCGCCGTTCGCCGGGTACGTCGCGAAGGAGGCCGCCCTCGAGGCCATCGCGCACCACGACGGCGGCATCGCGGGCCAGGTCGTCTTCTGGGCGGTCGTCGTCGGCTCGGCGCTGACGGTCGCGTACGGGCTGCGGTTCTTCTGGGGCGCGTTCGCGACGAAGTCGTCGGTCGCGCACCCGCCGGTGCACGACTCGGGGACCGCGGCGCCCGCGGGCAGCCCGACGCCCCCGGACCGCGACGAGCCCGCCGTGCCCGCGACGATCACGCGCCCGTCGCTCGTCCTCGTCTACCCGTCCCTCGTCCTCGCCGTCCTCGGGCTCGCCGCCGCGGTGCTGCCGGGCCTCGGGGAGCACCTGCTGTCCCCGTACGCGGACCAGTTCGCCGGCGAGCCCGGCCACCTCGTGCTGTGGGCGGGCGTCACGCCGACGCTCCTCACCACGCTCGGCGTCGTGGCGGCCGGGGTCGCGCTGTTCGCGCTGCGCGGCCCGGTCGAGCGGCTCCAGGCGGCGGTGCCCCCGGTGCCGGAGGCCGACCACCTCTACCGGCGTCTCATGCGCAAGCTCGACGACCTCGCGGCCGACGTCACCGCCCTCACCCAGCGTGGCTCGCTGCCGGTGTACCTCGGCGGGATCCTGCTCGTGTTCGTCGTCGCCGTGGGCGGCGCGATGCTGACCGTCGCGTCGCTGCCGGACGACGTCCGCGCGTGGGACCACCCCGCGCAGGTGCTGTTCGGCGCCCTCGTCGTCGTCTCCGCGATCCTCACCGCGCGCGCCCGCCGCCGCCTCAAGGCCGTGATCCTGCTCGGCATCAGCGGGTACGGGGTCGCGGGGCTGTTCCTGCTGCACGGCGCACCCGACCTCGCGCTGACCCAGGTGCTCACCGAGACCGTGACGCTCGTCGTCTTCGTGCTCGTGCTGCGCCGCCTGCCCGCGTACTTCTCGGACCGCCCGCTCGCCGCGAGCCGCTGGGTGCGCCTCGTGATCGGCCTCGCGGCGGGCCTGACGGTCGGCGGGCTCGCGCTCGTGGTCCCGGGCGCCCGGGTGCACGTGCCCGTCTCCGACCTGTTCGCGGCCGAGGCGTACGAGTTCGGCGGCGGCAAGAACATCGTCAACGTCACGCTCGTCGACGTGCGCGCGTGGGACACGATGGGCGAGATCTCGGTGCTCCTCGTCGCGGCGACCGGTGTCGCGTCGCTCGTGTTCCTGCAGCGGCGCTCGGGCGCGATCTTCCGGGCGGACGAGGCCAAGGCGGGCCGGCAGGTGTGGGCCATCGGCGGGCACGACCCCGCGGCGGCCCTCCGCCAGCCCGCGCACGCGCCGCTCCCGCCGGTGACGGCGGGCTCCTACCCGGGGCTCGCCCACGGGGTGCGTCGCACGGGCGAGCGGTCCAAGGAGTGGCTGCGGGCGGGCCGCACGCTCGCGCCGCGCCGGCGCTCGGTGGTCTTCGAGGTCGTCACGCGCCTGCTGTTCCACACGATGATCGTGTACTCGGCGTACCTGCTGTTCTCGGGGCACAACGCGCCCGGCGGCGGGTTCGCGGCGGGGCTCGTGACCGGCATCGCGCTGGTCGTGCGCTACCTCGCGGGCGGCCGCTACGAGCTCGGCGAGGCCGCGCCGGTGCAGCCCGGCCTCCTGCTCGGCAGCGGGCTGTTCCTGTCCGCCGGCGTCGGGCTCGTCGCGCTGCTCGCGGGTGGGTCGGTGCTGCAGTCCTGGATCATCGACATCCACGTGCCGGTCATCGGCACGATCCACCTCGTGACGTCCCTGTTCTTCGACGTCGGCGTGTACCTCGTCGTCGTCGGGCTCGTGCTCGACATCCTGCGCACGCTCGGTGCCGAGATCGACCGCCAGGCCGAGGCCGGGGAGCACACCGGCGGCTCGGAGGACCACGCGCGCGACGCCCCCGCCGGCGGCTCGGTGTTCGGGGCCGGCGCGCAGGGCACGGCCGACGCCGACGGCCTCGTCCGCACCGCGCACGGCGACCTGGAGGTGCACCGCTGA
- a CDS encoding Na(+)/H(+) antiporter subunit C produces the protein MPLNPDMSPNVTLVVVIAALVTVGVYLLLERSLSRVLIGVILIGNAANLLFLVAGGAAGRPPLVGSAEPSEMSDPLPQAMALTAIVITLAMTAFLLAMAYRSWQLHRHDEVQDDVEDRRIARLAARDERATTDADTEDTRSTLDEEAAETRDETDDAPSERTTPVEVP, from the coding sequence ATGCCCCTGAACCCGGACATGAGCCCGAACGTCACGCTGGTCGTCGTCATCGCGGCGCTCGTCACGGTCGGCGTGTACCTGCTGCTCGAGCGCAGCCTCTCGCGCGTGCTCATCGGCGTGATCCTGATCGGCAACGCCGCGAACCTGCTGTTCCTCGTCGCGGGCGGCGCCGCGGGGCGGCCGCCGCTCGTCGGGAGCGCGGAGCCCTCGGAGATGAGCGACCCGCTGCCTCAGGCGATGGCCCTGACGGCGATCGTCATCACCCTGGCGATGACGGCGTTCCTGCTCGCGATGGCGTACCGCTCGTGGCAGCTGCACCGCCACGACGAGGTCCAGGACGACGTCGAGGACCGCCGCATCGCCCGGCTCGCGGCGCGCGACGAGCGCGCCACGACCGACGCCGACACCGAGGACACCCGCTCGACGCTCGACGAGGAGGCCGCGGAGACGCGCGACGAGACCGACGACGCGCCCTCCGAGCGGACCACCCCGGTGGAGGTCCCGTGA
- a CDS encoding Na+/H+ antiporter subunit D, whose product MTGDPTWLVPLPVVLPLFGAGLALALYRRPRAQRLISVVVLSLVLAVSVALLVLADSGPLVIDVGGWAAPVGIDLVADRLSALMLTVSSAVTLCVLLYSLAEGEADGDEAAPVSIYHPTYLIMTAGVANAFLSGDLFNIYVGFEILLAASYVLLTLGGTGERIRAGSIYVVVALLSSVLFLVAIALVYAATGTVNLAQLAVRLPEIDPDVRLLLQIMLLLAFGIKAAIFPLSAWLPDSYPTAPAPVTAVFAGLLTKVGVYAIIRTQTLLFPEGRADDVLLWAALATMVVGVLGAVAQDDIKRLLSFTLVSHIGYMIFGIALATQAGWSASIYYVAHHITVQTALFLVVGLIERHGGSTSLDRLGGLAKLTPVLALLFFVPAMNLGGIPPLSGFLGKVGLLQAGVQVGTPLALTLVVGGVVVSLLTLYALVKAWNKAFWQTPPVEPPRTPLPLGMIGPTAALVAFGLLLTVAAGPLYGYTQRAAQTLQDRSIYIASVLPDGERGQGESAEVAEDDGGAEHDGDASGGAHAGDDASGAARAGATTDGARP is encoded by the coding sequence GTGACCGGCGACCCGACCTGGCTGGTCCCGCTGCCGGTCGTCCTGCCGCTGTTCGGCGCGGGCCTCGCGCTCGCGCTGTACCGCCGGCCCCGCGCGCAGCGGCTGATCAGCGTCGTCGTCCTCTCGCTCGTGCTCGCCGTGTCCGTCGCGCTGCTCGTGCTCGCCGACTCCGGGCCGCTCGTGATCGACGTCGGGGGCTGGGCCGCGCCCGTCGGCATCGACCTCGTCGCGGACCGGCTCTCGGCGCTCATGCTCACGGTGTCGAGCGCCGTGACCCTGTGCGTCCTGCTGTACTCGCTCGCGGAGGGCGAGGCGGACGGCGACGAGGCGGCGCCGGTCTCGATCTACCACCCGACGTACCTCATCATGACCGCGGGCGTCGCGAACGCGTTCCTGTCCGGGGACCTGTTCAACATCTACGTCGGCTTCGAGATCCTGCTCGCGGCGAGCTACGTGCTGCTGACGCTGGGCGGGACCGGCGAGCGGATCCGCGCGGGCAGCATCTACGTGGTCGTCGCGCTGCTCTCGTCGGTGCTGTTCCTCGTCGCGATCGCGCTCGTCTACGCGGCGACGGGGACGGTCAACCTCGCGCAGCTCGCGGTGCGGCTCCCCGAGATCGACCCGGACGTGCGGCTGCTGCTGCAGATCATGCTGCTGCTCGCGTTCGGCATCAAGGCGGCCATCTTCCCGCTCTCGGCGTGGCTGCCCGACTCGTACCCGACCGCCCCGGCGCCCGTCACCGCGGTGTTCGCGGGCCTGCTGACCAAGGTCGGCGTGTACGCGATCATCCGCACGCAGACCCTGCTGTTCCCGGAGGGCCGCGCCGACGACGTCCTCCTGTGGGCCGCGCTCGCGACGATGGTCGTCGGGGTCCTCGGTGCCGTCGCGCAGGACGACATCAAGCGTCTGCTCTCGTTCACGCTCGTGAGCCACATCGGCTACATGATCTTCGGGATCGCGCTCGCGACGCAGGCCGGGTGGAGCGCCTCGATCTACTACGTCGCGCACCACATCACGGTGCAGACCGCGCTCTTCCTCGTCGTCGGGCTCATCGAGCGCCACGGCGGCTCGACGTCGCTCGACCGGCTCGGCGGCCTCGCCAAGCTCACCCCGGTGCTCGCGCTGCTGTTCTTCGTCCCCGCGATGAACCTCGGCGGCATCCCGCCCCTGTCCGGGTTCCTCGGCAAGGTCGGGCTCCTGCAGGCGGGCGTCCAGGTCGGCACGCCGCTCGCGCTCACCCTCGTCGTCGGCGGCGTCGTCGTGTCGCTGCTGACCCTGTACGCGCTGGTCAAGGCATGGAACAAGGCGTTCTGGCAGACGCCCCCGGTCGAGCCGCCGCGCACCCCGCTGCCGCTCGGCATGATCGGCCCGACGGCCGCGCTCGTCGCGTTCGGCCTGCTGCTGACGGTCGCCGCCGGGCCGCTCTACGGCTACACCCAGCGCGCCGCGCAGACGCTCCAGGACCGCTCGATCTACATCGCGTCGGTGCTGCCCGACGGCGAGCGCGGGCAGGGCGAGTCGGCGGAGGTCGCGGAGGACGACGGCGGCGCGGAGCACGACGGCGACGCGTCGGGCGGCGCGCACGCGGGTGACGACGCGTCCGGCGCCGCGCGCGCGGGTGCGACGACGGACGGGGCCCGGCCGTGA
- a CDS encoding Na+/H+ antiporter subunit E: MSAGRWSVRAQWGTTLWLTAVWVLLWGDLSVANVLVGLLLGYLVTHGLRMTPIDFHGRLRPLGLAHLVGRFLLDLVRASFEVSMVALRPRHVPRGAVIGVQLRSHSDLYLTMTAELCSLVPGSLVVEAHRVTGVLYLHVLDVEQSGGIEAARQVVLDQEARVLRAFASDEELAEAGLSTRGGLRGGTAPGPDRTTSTEVRA, encoded by the coding sequence GTGAGCGCGGGGCGCTGGTCGGTGCGTGCCCAGTGGGGCACGACGCTGTGGCTCACGGCAGTCTGGGTGCTGCTCTGGGGCGACCTGTCGGTCGCGAACGTGCTCGTCGGGCTCCTGCTCGGGTACCTCGTGACGCACGGGCTGCGGATGACGCCCATCGACTTCCACGGCCGGCTGCGCCCGCTCGGGCTCGCGCACCTCGTCGGGCGGTTCCTGCTCGACCTCGTCCGAGCGTCGTTCGAGGTGAGCATGGTCGCGCTGCGGCCCCGGCACGTGCCGCGCGGCGCCGTCATCGGCGTGCAGCTGCGCAGCCACTCCGACCTCTACCTCACGATGACCGCCGAGCTGTGCTCGCTCGTTCCCGGGTCGCTCGTGGTCGAGGCGCACCGCGTGACCGGGGTGCTCTACCTGCACGTGCTCGACGTCGAGCAGTCGGGCGGCATCGAGGCGGCGCGGCAGGTCGTCCTCGACCAGGAGGCGCGCGTGCTGCGCGCGTTCGCGTCGGACGAGGAGCTCGCGGAGGCGGGGCTGTCGACGCGCGGCGGGCTCCGCGGCGGTACCGCTCCGGGGCCGGACCGGACGACCAGCACGGAGGTGCGCGCATGA
- a CDS encoding monovalent cation/H+ antiporter complex subunit F → MNDVVVAVCAVLLLTGAVLAVVRAERGPSILDRTVALDIVLTIMIAGGALYASLERRTDIVPILVVLSLVGFVGSVTVARFASVEPPGEGRVRTREEIAAEESERRRLEGADTRGQRRDVGEAR, encoded by the coding sequence ATGAACGACGTCGTGGTCGCGGTCTGCGCGGTGCTGCTCCTGACCGGGGCGGTCCTCGCGGTCGTCCGGGCTGAGCGCGGGCCGTCGATCCTCGACCGGACCGTCGCGCTCGACATCGTGCTGACGATCATGATCGCGGGCGGTGCGCTCTACGCGAGCCTCGAGCGGCGCACCGACATCGTGCCGATCCTCGTGGTGCTCTCGCTCGTCGGGTTCGTCGGCTCGGTGACCGTCGCGCGCTTCGCGTCGGTCGAGCCGCCCGGCGAGGGCCGCGTGCGCACGCGCGAGGAGATCGCCGCCGAGGAGTCCGAGCGGCGCCGGCTCGAGGGGGCCGACACCCGGGGACAGCGGCGCGACGTGGGGGAGGCCCGATGA
- the mnhG gene encoding monovalent cation/H(+) antiporter subunit G, with the protein MTGETWGTVADVVASVCMLAGAFLAFAAGVGIVRFPDLLSRMHAGTKPQTLGLVLVLVGLALRLRSGGAVWALVLVVLFQMLTAPVAAHMVGRAGYRTGKVRTDLLVVDELTRDQADATASRDAAVAQGALSAATVPDNVDPRSREPHGGEPELYGMEPHRAERDGER; encoded by the coding sequence ATGACCGGGGAGACGTGGGGCACGGTCGCGGACGTCGTCGCGTCGGTGTGCATGCTCGCGGGGGCGTTCCTCGCGTTCGCGGCCGGCGTCGGGATCGTGCGGTTCCCCGACCTGCTCTCGCGGATGCACGCCGGCACCAAGCCGCAGACGCTCGGGCTCGTGCTCGTGCTCGTCGGCCTCGCGCTGCGGCTCCGCTCGGGCGGCGCGGTGTGGGCGCTCGTCCTCGTGGTGCTGTTCCAGATGCTGACGGCGCCGGTCGCCGCGCACATGGTGGGCCGCGCAGGCTACCGCACCGGGAAGGTCCGCACCGACCTGCTCGTCGTCGACGAGCTCACGCGCGACCAGGCCGACGCGACCGCGTCGCGGGACGCCGCCGTCGCCCAGGGCGCGCTGAGCGCGGCGACGGTGCCCGACAACGTGGACCCGCGCAGCCGCGAGCCGCACGGCGGCGAGCCCGAGCTGTACGGGATGGAGCCGCACCGGGCGGAGCGGGACGGCGAGCGCTAG
- a CDS encoding DUF4235 domain-containing protein yields MASKKTKSTVATITGGASALAATWVAHKAVNTAWKAVAGHEPPSADDEGDARFAEVAIAAVITGAVVALVRVLATRGTAKFANRVDEGRLSVRG; encoded by the coding sequence GTGGCCAGCAAGAAGACGAAGTCGACCGTCGCGACGATCACCGGCGGCGCGTCCGCGCTCGCCGCCACGTGGGTCGCGCACAAGGCGGTCAACACGGCGTGGAAGGCGGTCGCCGGGCACGAGCCGCCGAGCGCCGACGACGAGGGCGACGCGCGCTTCGCCGAGGTCGCGATCGCGGCGGTCATCACCGGTGCCGTCGTGGCGCTCGTGCGGGTGCTCGCGACACGCGGGACCGCGAAGTTCGCGAACCGGGTCGACGAGGGCCGTCTGTCGGTGCGCGGCTGA
- a CDS encoding LacI family DNA-binding transcriptional regulator — translation MSIDARADRVTLAAVAAEARVSISTVSKVLNGRADVSEATRERVEGLLGRHGYRRRTSPSSAAPLIELVFHELDTIWAMELIRGVEDVARESSASVVLTESGTRHAPGPEWLEGVLQRRPLGVVLVFSTLPAAVKDQLRSRAIPFAVVDPAGDPDPDVPSVGSANWSGGLAATRHLLELGHRRIAMITGPEDMMCSLARLDGYRSAMSNAGHGVDPTLVRFGDFHVQGGHDIATELLALPADRRPTAIFAGSDLQALGVLEAARRLGLRVPEDLSVVGYDDVAVARWSSPALTTVHQPLRHMAQEAARLVLRAREGASVSTRMDLATSLVVRDSTARLVDPAQD, via the coding sequence ATGAGCATCGACGCCCGGGCCGACCGCGTGACCCTGGCGGCCGTCGCGGCCGAGGCCCGCGTCTCCATCTCCACCGTCTCGAAGGTCCTCAACGGCCGTGCGGACGTCTCCGAGGCCACCCGCGAGCGCGTCGAGGGCCTGCTCGGGCGGCACGGCTACCGGCGCCGCACCAGCCCGTCGAGCGCCGCCCCGCTCATCGAGCTCGTCTTCCACGAGCTCGACACCATCTGGGCGATGGAGCTCATCCGCGGCGTCGAGGACGTCGCGCGCGAGAGCTCCGCGAGCGTCGTGCTCACCGAGAGCGGCACCCGCCACGCGCCCGGACCCGAGTGGCTCGAGGGCGTGCTGCAGCGCCGCCCGCTCGGCGTCGTGCTCGTGTTCTCGACGCTCCCCGCAGCCGTGAAGGACCAGCTGCGCTCGCGCGCGATCCCCTTCGCCGTCGTCGACCCGGCCGGCGACCCCGACCCCGACGTCCCCTCGGTCGGCTCCGCGAACTGGTCGGGCGGCCTCGCCGCGACGCGCCACCTGCTCGAGCTCGGCCACCGCCGCATCGCGATGATCACCGGGCCCGAGGACATGATGTGCTCGCTCGCGCGCCTCGACGGCTACCGCTCGGCCATGAGCAACGCGGGCCACGGCGTCGACCCGACGCTCGTGCGCTTCGGGGACTTCCACGTCCAGGGCGGACACGACATCGCGACCGAGCTGCTCGCGCTGCCCGCCGACCGCCGGCCCACCGCGATCTTCGCCGGCAGCGACCTGCAGGCGCTCGGCGTCCTCGAGGCCGCCCGGCGCCTGGGGCTGCGCGTCCCGGAGGACCTCTCGGTGGTCGGCTACGACGACGTCGCGGTCGCGCGCTGGTCCAGCCCGGCCCTCACGACCGTGCACCAGCCGCTGCGCCACATGGCCCAGGAGGCCGCGCGCCTCGTCCTGCGGGCCCGCGAGGGCGCCTCGGTGAGCACCCGCATGGACCTCGCGACGAGCCTCGTGGTGCGCGACAGCACCGCGCGCCTCGTCGACCCCGCGCAGGACTGA